The Sulfurihydrogenibium azorense Az-Fu1 genome contains the following window.
GAACAAAATCCTAAAAAAGTTATATTTGGAGGTAAAAGACTATTTCAACTCCTTAAAAACAAACACATAAACGGAAAATACAGAGAAAAACTAAAACAAAAATGGCAAGATAGAAGAAAACACTGCCTATACTCAAGAGGAGATAAATCTAAAAAAGGAAACCTAAATACAAGAATAGAATTTGAGAAAGATAAAATAATATTAAGAATAAACACAGGAGAAAGAAACTGGATAAAAGCAAACATAAAAAGAGCAGTAAACAGACAAAACGATAAATGGACTAACTTCATAGCAGACCTAATACAAGCAAACCAAACAAACCAGTATTTCCCATACTCAGTAGAGATAAGAAAGATAAACAATGATTTCTACGCATTTATAAGCTACGAAGAGATAAAGACAGAAGAACCAATAATAACAAAAGACAACGGAGTAATAGGGATAGACATAAACGCAAATCCATTTCACATAGCAATGGCTTTTGTAAAAAAAGATGGCAATTTAGAAAGTATAGAGAAATTATATTTACACAATCTTTTAAACAAGACAAAAAACCAAAGAGAATACATATCTTGGCAAATAGCACACCAAATAACAGACATTGCTAAAGAAAGAAATAAGGCAATAGCAATAGAAAACTTAAAAGACATACCAAAAGGCAGTAAAGGAGATGGGAGTAAGAAACTGAGAAAAATAAAACAACAATGGATATACAAAGGCTTGTTAGACAAGATAAAAATACTTGCCAAAAGAAAGAGAATACAAGTAATACAAGTAAATCCAGCATATACATCAATAGTAGGGTCATTAAAGTATGCACCACAGTATAATTTAGACAAAGACATAGCAGGAGCATTTGTAATAGGAAGAAAAGCATTAGGATTTAAAGAAAAACTACCTAAGAATTACGAGAAACTTATAACAGACAGAGAGTATTTAAACTTTGCACAAGATAGACTACAAGAAGAAAAACAAAAAACACAAAAAAAGTTAAAAACAGAAAACAATCAGTATAAAAGAAAACCAATAGAAAAGAAACTAAAAGAGTTAAATAAGAACCTAAAAATAATCCAAAGCCTTTACAGTGAGCCACAGACCCAAGAGGCTGTAAACCAGAGGAAGGAACAGATGAGGGGCTTGTATTGGACAAGCTATAAACTGTGGCAAGTTGTAAAGGTAGCCCTTACTATCCCTATTCTAGGTAAGTCTATTAGCAGGGACTTATCACCTTTGAAGCCAATACTGGTAGAAGGGGATTGGGATAGGGTAGTAAATAAATCGTGTTTCAAAACCAAAGAGGCAATAGAAGATTTGAAACACGATTTAGGGATAGTTCCTACTTCTTGGGGTAGGGGCTATGATGCAAGCAAAATACCGCCAGCTGGGGATAGCTTGCATCTGAATAAGGCGGAATACAAATACCCCAGCCCAGAGTGTAGTTAGTTTTATACACTTTGGTCAACCAGGTAAAGAATGAAAACAACTGTTTATGGTTATCCCAAGATAGGTGAAAATAGAGAGTTAAAAAAGGTGGTAGAGTCTTACTGGAAAGGGGAGATTACAAAAAGTCAGCTCCTTGAAAAAGCTCAAGAGATAAACCTAAACAGAGTCAAGAAAGTCTTGGAAGCTGGAATAGATATAGTTCCTTCTAACGACTTTTCACTTTACGACTTTGTCCTTGATACAGCTACTATGTTTAACGTTATACCTGAAAGGTTTAAAAAAATTGAAGATTCTCTTGACCTTTACTTTGCAATGGCAAGGGGAAGTGATGATGCTATTGCCTGTGAAATGACCAAATGGTTTGACACTAACTACCACTACGTCGTTCCTGAACTTGCAGGAGATATAAAACTTGTAAAAAACAGACCTCTTGAATCTTATAAAAAGATAAAAGAAAATCTCTCACTGGAAACAAAACCTGTAATAGTAGGGCCTTTTACATTTGTTTACCTATCAAAAGTGTATCGAAGGCAGGAAGGCTCTATCTTAATGGAGATGGTTAAAGCTCCGGAAAGTGAAAAGTTTGAGTACTTTTTAGATTACTTTGCTGACCTTTACAACCAAGTTTTAAGACAACTCCAAGATGAAGGGGTTAAAGTAGTTCAACTTGACGAGCCTGCATTTGTTCTTGATTTATCAGACAAAGAAGTAGACCTTGCATTAAGAACGTATCAAAAAGCAGTTGAAGGTATTGATAAATTAGATGTAATCGTTCAAACTTACTATGAAAGTTTATCTTCTTATGAAAAACTTATTAATCTACCTGTAAAAGGTATAGGACTTGACTTTGTGTCAAACACAGAAAACTTTGAAAACATTAAAAGGTACGGATTTCCAAAAGATAAGTTGTTAGTTGCAGGTGTTGTATCAGGAAGAGACCCTTGGAAAACAGACTTAAAACAGGCAGCAGAGTTTATAAAATCTTTATTTGACTACATACCTCAAGAAAACATCATACTTTCAAATGCATCTCCTTTATTCCACCTTCCTGTTAGTCTAAAACCGGAAGTAGGACATTTAAGTGAAGACTTGATAAACCTTTTATCCTTCGCAGATGAAAGGTTAGAAGAACTTAAACTGTTAAAGCAACATTTTACAGAAGGAATAGACCTTCCTGACCAAAATCTACAAAATATAAGAGATAGGTACAAAAATGAAGAAGTTAGAAAGTTAGTAAGCTTTTATAAAAATCAAGAAGTTGGAAGAAAAACTCCATTTAAAGAAAGATACAAAAAACAGATGGATATCTTAAAGCTACCACTATTTCCTACTACAACTATAGGGAGCTTCCCACAAACCCAAGAAGTTAGAAAAGTTAGAGCTGACTACAAAGCAGGTAGAATAACAGAAAAAGAGTATAAAGAGTTTATAAAGTCTCAAATAGCAAACGTTATAAAATTACAGGAAGAACTTGATTTAGATGTTTTGGTACACGGTGAGTTTGAAAGAACAGATATGGTTGAGTTTTTCGGTGAAAAGTTGGAAGGTTTTGCATTCACTAAAAACGGATGGGTTCAGTCTTACGGAACAAGATGTGTAAGGCCACCTATCATCTACGGTGATGTATCAAGACCAAACCCAATGACCTTAGAAGAGATTACATACGCCCAATCTTTAACAAACAGACCTGTAAAAGGAATGTTAACAGGGCCTGTAACTATTCTCAACTGGTCCTTTTACAGAAAAGATATACCTAAAGAGGATATTGCTTACCAGATAGCTCTGGCTTTAAGACAAGAGGTGATAGACTTAGAAAAAGCTGGGATAAAGATAATCCAGATAGATGAGCCAGCGTTTAGAGAAGGACTTCCACTTAAAAAGTCAAAACAGGAACATTACCTAAACTGGGCTGTAAATGCCTTTAAACTCTCCCACGATACAGTAAAAGATGAAACCCAGATACATACTCATATGTGCTACTCAGAATTTAACGAGATTATAGAGTACATCTACAAGATGGATGCAGATGTAATATCAATAGAAGCTTCAAGAAGTAAAGGAGAGATACTTGGAGCATTTGAAAAGTTTAACTACGACCACGGTATAGGTATAGGTGTTTATGATATTCACTCTCCGAGAGTTCCAAGAGAAGAAGAGATAGAAGAGATTGTAAGAAGAGCTTTAAGGTACATCGATAAAAACCTTATCTGGATTAATCCAGACTGTGGTTTAAAGACAAGAGATTGGGATGAGACTGTAAAATCCTTAAAAAATATGGTAAGCGTTGCAAAGAAGCTAAGAGAAGAGTTAAAATAGGTGTGAACTTTATTTTAAATGGAGGAGGAAAGATGAAAAAGTTATTAGTTGCAGCTGGATTTTTTGTTCCTTTTATGGCTAACGCGTTGGAGCTTGAATTTTCTGTGGGAGCTCTACAGCAAAAACCAAGCGGTTATGTCTCTTACAAACCTGTAAGTGATAATGACAAAATAGACGTAAAAAATGATGCCCACATATCAGACAAGACAAAACCATGGGTAAGATTAAAGTTAGAGCACCCTATACCTTTAATTCCAAACATAAAACTTAGCTACATGCCTATGAAGTTTGACGGAAATGGAACATTAACAAGAGATATAAAATGGGGTAACTATACATATCAAGCAAATGCAGACTTTAACCTATCAGTTAAGCTTGATAGACTTGATACTACACTATACTTTAACGCTCCTCTTGTTAAAACTTTGACTAACGGTGTTTTAGACATTGAGTACGGACTTAACATAAGAACTGTTTTCTTTGACGGAAAGTTAAACGGTACTGATAAAACCACAGGTCAAAAAGTTAGTGAAAGTAAATCTATCACCTTGCCAGTTCCTATGCTACACTTAGCTACAGAAATCAAACCTATACCTTACTTTTCAGCTGTAGGGTCTTTAAACTACATAAGTTATAACAAAGATACTTACTACGATTACACTGCTGGTGCAAGGTTATACGCAGGAAGTTTACTACCTTTGGGAACTTTGAAACCTTTCATTGAAGCTGGTTACAGGTACGAAAAGCTAAAAATAGATGAAAGTGATGTTAAAACCGACCTTAAGATAAAAGGCGGATACGCTTTAGTTGGTCTAAGTTTTTAATAGTTGTAAGCCACCTGTTTATCAGGTGGTTTTTTTATGATTTTTATTATGGTTTATATATAAAAATTTTTTTATATTTTTGTATATCAAAATTCTGGAGGTAAAGTAATATATGGAAAAGAAAAGATTAAAAGATGTAAGTCAAGTAGTTGAAACCCAAGAAGGTGTCAAGATAGAAGTTAAGGAAAGTGTGAATCTTGAAGGTATAAAAGAGATAGTAGATAACTGTAAAACAGGAAAGTGTGATTGTATGTCCCAAGAAGTTAAAGCAAAAGTTAGTTTTATGGATTTTAGAGTAGAGAATGGAAAACCTGTTATAGAAATAAAAGGAGATGTAAAAGAGGAAGATATTAGGCAAGCTCTGGAGAAATCTCAAAAGTATTTAGATGTAAAATGACAGAAAAAGAACTTCAGCTTCTATTTCATGCTTTATCAGACCCTATAAGGCTAAAGATGGTTAAAATGGTTCTAAAACATGGAGATTTGTGTGTATGCAACTTTTTAGACCATTTTAACCTATCTCAGCCAAGGATATCCTTTCACCTTAGAATCTTAAGAGAGGCTAAAATTTTTAACTCAAGAAAAGAAGGAAGATGGGTTCACTACTCTTTAAATAAAGATAACGAAGCTCTTAATAAGATACTTCCTCTTATTGATAAGGTTGTAAAAGATGACTTTAATAAAATCTTGTGTGAGGTAAAAGATGGTTAAGATAGCTTTCATCTGTACTGGAAACTCTGCAAGAAGTCAGATGGCTGAAGGTTATGCTAAATTTTTTGTAAAAAAGTATGGAAAAGAAGTTGAAGTTTACTCGGCAGGGTCTAACCCATCTGGTTATGTTCATCCAAAGGCTATCCAAGTGATGAAAGAAGACGGAATAGATATATCTGACCAATATTCAAAACATATCAGCGAAATACCTATAAATCAAGTAGATTATGTAATTACACTCTGTGGTGATGCTGCAGAAAACTGTCCAGTTGTACCTGGGGCAAACACTCAACATTGGAACTTACCAGACCCAGCAAGGGTAATAGGACCAACTGAAGATGCAAAACTAAATGCTTTTAGAAACGTTAGAGATGAAATTAAAAAACGTGTAGAACAACTTATTAAAAACTTGTAAAATAGTGGAAAAATTAACCGCTTTATCTGTCTTTATTTTAACCCTATTTTTAGTTATAAAAAAACCAAAAGGTGTAGATATAGGTTGGAGCGCTACTTTTGGAGCTATTCTTTCCCTTTTATTTGGAGTTGTGTCTATAGATGATGTTTACAAAGTAGTTGAGATAGTTTGGGATCCTACACTTGCGTTTATAGGTATAATTTTTATATCTTTAATTCTTGATAAAATTGGTTTTTTTGAATGGGCAGCTCTTCACATAATACACTTTTCTAAAGGTGATGGAGTAAAACTTTTCTTATACTTGATACTCTTAGGTGCAGGAATATCTGCTTTCTTTGCAAATGACGGTGCAGCTTTAATCCTTACCCCTATCGTGTATCAAAAGATAAAACACCTTGGACTAAGTCAAAGGTATATGCTTCCTTACATTATGGGTAGTGGCTTCGTAGCAGATACAACAAGCCTTCCTCTGATTATATCTAATTTAGTAAACATCCTTACAGCTGACATTTTTAAAATAGGCTTTTTTGAGTATGCTTCTGTGATGGTTTTTGTTAACTTTTTCTCTTTAGTTGCAACTATCGTGGTTCTTTACCTTTACTTTAGAAAAGACCTTTTAAAAAGGGTAGATTTAGAGGCTATTGAAGATAAACCGCCAAAGTACGCTATAAAGGATAGATTTCTTTTTAAGTTAAGCTGGTTTGTATTTTTAATACTACTAGTAGGTTTTTTTGTGGCAGAGCATTATCACATTCCTATCTCTATGGTAATAGGTATAGGTGCCTTTATTTTAGGTGTAGCCACCTACAAAGAAGAGATAGTAGATATGAAAACCCTTGTTTTAAAAGAAACTCCTTGGAAAATAGTTATTTTCTCCATTGGAATGTACGTAGTTGTTTATAGTTTAAAGAATACAGGGTTTACCGATTTTATTACTTACATCATAAAGCAAACAACATCGATATCTTTAGATTTAGGAATACTAGCAACTGGATTTTTAGCTGCGCTTTTGTCTTCTGTTATGAACAATTTACCTTCTGTTATGGTAGTAAATCTGTCTATTTTAGATACTGGGTTTGATATACAAACTATGAAGTATCTTGCTTATGCAAATGTTATAGGTTGTGATTTAGGGCCTAAAATTACACCTATAGGTTCTCTAGCAACTTTGCTTTGGCTTTACGTCTTAAATCAAAAAGGTATAAATATCTCTTGGGGATACTACTTTAAAGTTGGTGTCGTGTTAACAATACCTACTCTTTTAATCACACTTATTGGACTTATTCTTACAAGGTTGATATAAACACAAGTTGTATATATAATAATCTTTAAGATTAAGTTGGAGGCTTTTTTATGAAAAAAATTTTAGCCATTTTAGTGTCGATAGCTTTAACAATGCTATTAATAGATGATTCATTTGCAAGAGCAGGAAAAGGAAGCTCTTCTGGTTTTAGAACTTACAAATCTCAGCAGTTTAACAAACCAAGTAAAGACATAAACCAACCTTCAGTTTACCAACAAAAACAAAATACACAAAATCCTGCATACCAACAACCTCAACCTAAACCATCATTCTTTTCAAGTCCTGTATTTAAATGGTTAATCGGTGGAATGATTTTTGGAGCTCTGCTGTCTTTACTGATGGGTCATGGTTTTCAGTTTGGAATGCCGGGACTACTTGAGATTTTACTTATTATCGGTATTGTGTACTTAATATTCAAGATTTTTTCAAGAAAGAGTCAGCAAGAGCCAGTTTACGCTACGCCTACAAGCTCTAATGTGCCAAATCAACCTGATTATTATAGTGATTCTACCTTATCAACAGCTTCATACATCAATGAAGAGCTTATACTAAATCTTGCTAAAAATGCATTTATAGACATTCAAAAAGCTTGGAGTGAAGGAAATCTGTCATCTGTTAGAAACTTTTTAACAGATAGAATGTACCTTTACCTTAACTCCCAACTACAAGACTTAAAATCAAAAGGTTTAAGAAACATTATTGAAGATGTAAAGATTCTAAACGCAGAGATAGTCCACGTTGAAGAAGAAGGAGATAACAAAGTTGTAATAGTAGAAATTGAAGCACAGGCAAAAGACTACACAGTTGACAGTAATGGAAATGTTGTAGAAGGGGATAAAGACAATCCAGTAGTGTTTAAAGAGTACTGGGCATTTGTAGGAAAGGCTTTAAACTGGAAACTTGACGATATAAGACAGGTTCAAGATGTATAAAAAAATATTAATTCTATGGAGTTTAATAATGGCGTTAACTGTAGCAAAAGCAGAAAGTAAAGAAAACATTACTATTAAAAAGTTAAAAAACGGTGTATCTGTTATAGTAAAAGAGAGAAAGGATACACAGGCTGTAGCAGTTCAAGTTTGGTTTGGTGTTGGGTCTATTTATGAAAAAGACAACGAAAGAGGTTTATCCCACTTTTTAGAGCATATGTTGTTTAACGGTACAAAGTATACAAAACCCGGAGAGATAGAGTTTGAAGTAGAGAAAAAAGGTGGTAGTATAAACGCAGCTACAAGCTTTGATTTTACTTACTACCATATAGAGATAGGTAATCTATTCTGGAAAGATGCTTTAAAATACCTTTACTATATGACAACTCAGCCTTCTTTATCTGATGAAATGGTTGCCAAAGAAAAACCTATTGTTTTAGAAGAGTTAAACAGACATTTGGATAATCCTAAAAGTTATCTTTGGGATACTTACTACAAACTTGCCTATAAAAAGACAAACTACAAACATCCTGTTATCGGTTATAGAGAAACTATTGAGAACTACACTCCACAGTTAGTAAGAGACTACTTTTATTCCCATTACACTCCTTCAAACACGGTCGTTGTTGTTGTAGGTAATGTTAATACTGATGAAGTTTTAAAAGAGATAAACAACACATTTGGAACTGTAAAAGGACAGTATTATAAACCGCCGAAAGTAGAGTTAGAAGACCCTCAAACAGAAGTGAGAAGGGAAGATATTTATAAACCTCAGATAACAAGGGCATATGTAGCAATTGGATGGCAAGCTCCTTCCATAAGGGATAAAACCTCTGTAGCTTTAACCGTTTTAGAAGAGATTTTATTAAATGGAAAAAGCTCTGTAATGTATCAAGAGTTGAAAGAGAAAGGCTATGTCCAGTCTATAATGGGTGGATATATGGCTCACGTTGGAACAAGTCAGTTTTTATTCTATTTCATTACAGACCCAGAAAAAGTAGAAACTGCTAAAGCCAGACTTTTTGAAATAATAAAAAGTTATCAAGAAAATGGTATACCCAAAGAAGTTATTGAAAACGCAAAGAAAAGAATTATAAACAGAGAAGTATTCGCAAGGGAAGAAGTTGACAACGATGCAGAATCGGCAGGATATGCAGTTACTGTAACGGGAGATATAAAGTACGATTTAGAGTTTATACAAAGAATTAAAAAAGTTAAAAAAGAAGAAGTAGAAAACTATTTAAAAACTTTAAAAGATAACAACTACACAGAAGTAAGACTACTACCAGAAAAAAAGTAGTGTCCCTGTAGCTCAGTAGGACAGAGCACTGGATTCCTAATCCGGAGGTCGGCGGTTCAAGTCCGCCCAGGGACACTATTTATGGAGAATTTGTTAATGGTTGAAAATTTAGAAAGTTTTCTATCTTCGTACGGTTATTTTGCTGTTTTTGTAGGAACGTTTATTGAGGGAGAGTTATTTTTACTGGTAGCAGGGTTTTTTATAAAGCATGGCTTTTTACAGCCTATACCAACTTTCGTATTTTCAATTTTAGGAGCTCTAACCCATGAACTTATATACTTTTTCTTGGGACGATGGAAAGGAAGACATATTTTACTTGGTAACAAGTACACTAAAAAAAGGTACAGAAAAGCTAAAAGGTTGGTAGAAAAGTATGGGATATACTCTTTGTTTATCATTAGATTTTTGTATGGGATGAGAGTTGTCCCTATGATGCTTATGGGAGCTACAGGGTTTAATATTTATAAATTTCTTTTTTTTAACGTTTTATCTTTGATAATTTGGGCTTCAATATTTTTAACACTTGGATACATCCTTGGTCATACAGCTTATATGATACTGGGAGATTTGAAACATTACTACTTTATTTTTGGCTTGTCTGTTGTAATAGGAGGATTAATCTTTTATATGCTTTATAAATTATTGAGAGGTTAAACAATGAAAGATTTATACTCTGTAAACCAACTTGAAAAAGAGGATATCCAGAAGATTTTCCAGTTAGCAAAAGAGTATAAAGAAAGATTCTTAAAAGGAGAAAAAAAGTTTAACGATTTAAGAAGGTGCTCTATCTTACTTGTGTTTTTTGAAAATTCTACAAGAACAAGGACTTCTTTTGAGCTTGCAGGTAAGATTTTAGGAGCTGACACTATAAACATATCAGCATCTTCAAGTTCCGTAAAAAAAGGAGAGACTCTTTACGATACGGTAAAAACCTTGGAAGCTTTAAACTCAGACTTTATAGTGATAAGACATAATATGTCAGGAGCTGCAAAAATAGTAGCAAACAGTGTGAAAAGTCATGTTGTAAATGCAGGAGATGGAACGAATGAACACCCTACTCAGGCTTTACTAGATGGATTTACTATTTTAGAGAAAAAAGGAAGTTTAGAAGGTCTTAAGATAGCCATTGTAGGAGATATATTACACAGCAGAGTTGCAAGGTCCGATATTAAACTGTTTAAAAAGTTAGGAGCTGAAGTTACGTTGTGTGGTCCTATGACAATGCTACCCAGACACTATGAAGCCCTAGGAGCAGATTACATTACAACAGATATTAAAGAAGCGGTAAAAAATAAAGATGTTGTTATATTCCTTAGAATACAACTTGAAAGACAAGATAAACCTTTTTTCTCTACACTTAGAGAGTATTCTATAAAGTACGGATTAAATCAAGAACTACTAAAAATTTTAAAACCTGATACTGTTATAATGCATCCGGGACCTGTTAACAGAGGAGTAGAAATTCAAAGTGAACTTGTATATTCAAGTAAAAGTCTAATATTAAATCAAGTAGAAAATGGTCTTTTTATAAGAATGGCGGTATATAAGTACCTTTTAAGTTGACTTAAAAATAAAGCAATGTTATATTTTTTACGGAGGTTTTAAAATGGTAAGGAGTTTTGTTTCTTTTACAGACCTTAATAAAGAAGAGGTCTTAAATATTATAGAGTATGGGAAAAAGCTAAAAAAGAATAAATTTTTAGACCAATCTTTAAAAGGTAAATCTATAGGTCTTATTTTTATGAAACAGTCAACAAGGACGAGACTCTCTTTTGAAGTTGGTGTTTACCAGATGGGTGGTCAACCTATCTATATATCAGGGTCCTCTACACAGCTTGCAAGAGGTGAAGATATAAAAGATACAGCAAGAGTTATGGCAAGATACTTAGACGGTATAGTTATAAGGACCTTTTCCCATCAAGAAGTTGAAGACCTTGCAAAGTACAGTGGTATTCCAGTTATAAACGCACTAACAGACTATCAACATCCTTGCCAAGTTTTAGCGGATTTGATGACAATAACAGAGGTCTTTGGTTCTTTAGAAGGAAAGAAGGTAGCTTACGTAGGAGATGGAAACAATATGGCAAACACTCTCTTACTTGCCTGTGCTGTTATGGGAATGGATATCTCAGTTGCAACACCACCAAACTACGAGCCAAACGCAAAAGCAATCTTAGAAGCTGTAAATATAGCTAAAGAGACAGGTTCAAAAGTAGAGTTAACCAACAATCCAAAAGAAGCTGTTTTAGATGCAGATGTAATTTACACTGACGTATGGGTTAGTATGGGTCAAGAAGGAGAAAAAGAAAAGAAAAAAGCATTTGAAGGCTTTACTATCAATAAAGATTTAGTGGTACTGGCAAAGCCAAACGCAATCGTTATGCACTGCCTTCCAGCCCATAAAGGAGAAGAAATATCTGAAGATGTATTTGAGCAGTATGCAGATGTTATCTTTAACCAAGCTGAAAATAGACTTCATGTTCAAAAATCTCTAATGAGCTACTTATTTAAAAATTAAAAG
Protein-coding sequences here:
- a CDS encoding IS200/IS605 family accessory protein TnpB-related protein is translated as MITLHCKLTFENEKDKQTLIELMRKFSSCFKYSYNRLLEGHSRKDLKKDLQKMFNINSRYVDDAIFKAKWLINSCIEREQNPKKVIFGGKRLFQLLKNKHINGKYREKLKQKWQDRRKHCLYSRGDKSKKGNLNTRIEFEKDKIILRINTGERNWIKANIKRAVNRQNDKWTNFIADLIQANQTNQYFPYSVEIRKINNDFYAFISYEEIKTEEPIITKDNGVIGIDINANPFHIAMAFVKKDGNLESIEKLYLHNLLNKTKNQREYISWQIAHQITDIAKERNKAIAIENLKDIPKGSKGDGSKKLRKIKQQWIYKGLLDKIKILAKRKRIQVIQVNPAYTSIVGSLKYAPQYNLDKDIAGAFVIGRKALGFKEKLPKNYEKLITDREYLNFAQDRLQEEKQKTQKKLKTENNQYKRKPIEKKLKELNKNLKIIQSLYSEPQTQEAVNQRKEQMRGLYWTSYKLWQVVKVALTIPILGKSISRDLSPLKPILVEGDWDRVVNKSCFKTKEAIEDLKHDLGIVPTSWGRGYDASKIPPAGDSLHLNKAEYKYPSPECS
- the metE gene encoding 5-methyltetrahydropteroyltriglutamate--homocysteine S-methyltransferase gives rise to the protein MKTTVYGYPKIGENRELKKVVESYWKGEITKSQLLEKAQEINLNRVKKVLEAGIDIVPSNDFSLYDFVLDTATMFNVIPERFKKIEDSLDLYFAMARGSDDAIACEMTKWFDTNYHYVVPELAGDIKLVKNRPLESYKKIKENLSLETKPVIVGPFTFVYLSKVYRRQEGSILMEMVKAPESEKFEYFLDYFADLYNQVLRQLQDEGVKVVQLDEPAFVLDLSDKEVDLALRTYQKAVEGIDKLDVIVQTYYESLSSYEKLINLPVKGIGLDFVSNTENFENIKRYGFPKDKLLVAGVVSGRDPWKTDLKQAAEFIKSLFDYIPQENIILSNASPLFHLPVSLKPEVGHLSEDLINLLSFADERLEELKLLKQHFTEGIDLPDQNLQNIRDRYKNEEVRKLVSFYKNQEVGRKTPFKERYKKQMDILKLPLFPTTTIGSFPQTQEVRKVRADYKAGRITEKEYKEFIKSQIANVIKLQEELDLDVLVHGEFERTDMVEFFGEKLEGFAFTKNGWVQSYGTRCVRPPIIYGDVSRPNPMTLEEITYAQSLTNRPVKGMLTGPVTILNWSFYRKDIPKEDIAYQIALALRQEVIDLEKAGIKIIQIDEPAFREGLPLKKSKQEHYLNWAVNAFKLSHDTVKDETQIHTHMCYSEFNEIIEYIYKMDADVISIEASRSKGEILGAFEKFNYDHGIGIGVYDIHSPRVPREEEIEEIVRRALRYIDKNLIWINPDCGLKTRDWDETVKSLKNMVSVAKKLREELK
- a CDS encoding TIGR04219 family outer membrane beta-barrel protein, with product MKKLLVAAGFFVPFMANALELEFSVGALQQKPSGYVSYKPVSDNDKIDVKNDAHISDKTKPWVRLKLEHPIPLIPNIKLSYMPMKFDGNGTLTRDIKWGNYTYQANADFNLSVKLDRLDTTLYFNAPLVKTLTNGVLDIEYGLNIRTVFFDGKLNGTDKTTGQKVSESKSITLPVPMLHLATEIKPIPYFSAVGSLNYISYNKDTYYDYTAGARLYAGSLLPLGTLKPFIEAGYRYEKLKIDESDVKTDLKIKGGYALVGLSF
- a CDS encoding ArsR/SmtB family transcription factor translates to MTEKELQLLFHALSDPIRLKMVKMVLKHGDLCVCNFLDHFNLSQPRISFHLRILREAKIFNSRKEGRWVHYSLNKDNEALNKILPLIDKVVKDDFNKILCEVKDG
- a CDS encoding arsenate reductase ArsC — its product is MVKIAFICTGNSARSQMAEGYAKFFVKKYGKEVEVYSAGSNPSGYVHPKAIQVMKEDGIDISDQYSKHISEIPINQVDYVITLCGDAAENCPVVPGANTQHWNLPDPARVIGPTEDAKLNAFRNVRDEIKKRVEQLIKNL
- a CDS encoding arsenic transporter, whose protein sequence is MEKLTALSVFILTLFLVIKKPKGVDIGWSATFGAILSLLFGVVSIDDVYKVVEIVWDPTLAFIGIIFISLILDKIGFFEWAALHIIHFSKGDGVKLFLYLILLGAGISAFFANDGAALILTPIVYQKIKHLGLSQRYMLPYIMGSGFVADTTSLPLIISNLVNILTADIFKIGFFEYASVMVFVNFFSLVATIVVLYLYFRKDLLKRVDLEAIEDKPPKYAIKDRFLFKLSWFVFLILLVGFFVAEHYHIPISMVIGIGAFILGVATYKEEIVDMKTLVLKETPWKIVIFSIGMYVVVYSLKNTGFTDFITYIIKQTTSISLDLGILATGFLAALLSSVMNNLPSVMVVNLSILDTGFDIQTMKYLAYANVIGCDLGPKITPIGSLATLLWLYVLNQKGINISWGYYFKVGVVLTIPTLLITLIGLILTRLI
- a CDS encoding Tim44 domain-containing protein, with amino-acid sequence MKKILAILVSIALTMLLIDDSFARAGKGSSSGFRTYKSQQFNKPSKDINQPSVYQQKQNTQNPAYQQPQPKPSFFSSPVFKWLIGGMIFGALLSLLMGHGFQFGMPGLLEILLIIGIVYLIFKIFSRKSQQEPVYATPTSSNVPNQPDYYSDSTLSTASYINEELILNLAKNAFIDIQKAWSEGNLSSVRNFLTDRMYLYLNSQLQDLKSKGLRNIIEDVKILNAEIVHVEEEGDNKVVIVEIEAQAKDYTVDSNGNVVEGDKDNPVVFKEYWAFVGKALNWKLDDIRQVQDV
- a CDS encoding M16 family metallopeptidase, whose protein sequence is MYKKILILWSLIMALTVAKAESKENITIKKLKNGVSVIVKERKDTQAVAVQVWFGVGSIYEKDNERGLSHFLEHMLFNGTKYTKPGEIEFEVEKKGGSINAATSFDFTYYHIEIGNLFWKDALKYLYYMTTQPSLSDEMVAKEKPIVLEELNRHLDNPKSYLWDTYYKLAYKKTNYKHPVIGYRETIENYTPQLVRDYFYSHYTPSNTVVVVVGNVNTDEVLKEINNTFGTVKGQYYKPPKVELEDPQTEVRREDIYKPQITRAYVAIGWQAPSIRDKTSVALTVLEEILLNGKSSVMYQELKEKGYVQSIMGGYMAHVGTSQFLFYFITDPEKVETAKARLFEIIKSYQENGIPKEVIENAKKRIINREVFAREEVDNDAESAGYAVTVTGDIKYDLEFIQRIKKVKKEEVENYLKTLKDNNYTEVRLLPEKK
- a CDS encoding DedA family protein, whose protein sequence is MVENLESFLSSYGYFAVFVGTFIEGELFLLVAGFFIKHGFLQPIPTFVFSILGALTHELIYFFLGRWKGRHILLGNKYTKKRYRKAKRLVEKYGIYSLFIIRFLYGMRVVPMMLMGATGFNIYKFLFFNVLSLIIWASIFLTLGYILGHTAYMILGDLKHYYFIFGLSVVIGGLIFYMLYKLLRG
- a CDS encoding aspartate carbamoyltransferase catalytic subunit, translated to MKDLYSVNQLEKEDIQKIFQLAKEYKERFLKGEKKFNDLRRCSILLVFFENSTRTRTSFELAGKILGADTINISASSSSVKKGETLYDTVKTLEALNSDFIVIRHNMSGAAKIVANSVKSHVVNAGDGTNEHPTQALLDGFTILEKKGSLEGLKIAIVGDILHSRVARSDIKLFKKLGAEVTLCGPMTMLPRHYEALGADYITTDIKEAVKNKDVVIFLRIQLERQDKPFFSTLREYSIKYGLNQELLKILKPDTVIMHPGPVNRGVEIQSELVYSSKSLILNQVENGLFIRMAVYKYLLS